The Deinococcus yavapaiensis KR-236 genomic sequence GAACAGAATGCGCCCGAGGGTCGTCAGGAAGCTCGGCTCGCCGTCCCACTCCCACAGGGTCGGCACGATCATCGCGGCTTGCCCGTCGGCGAGGTCGCCTTGAAACAGCAGCATCGGGAAGCGGTCGGGCTGCGGCGGGCCGCCGCGAATCCACGGCGTCGCCGTCGGAAAGCGGTCGCCGCTCGTGAAGCCGCCGTTGCCGCCGAAGGGCGCGTGGGCCGAGCCGCCGCGCAGGCGGTTCGGGTAGTTGTTGGTGTCGCCCACGACGACGCTGCGCACGCCGCTCGGACCGAAGAGGGTCCGGTTCGTGGCGTCCACGACGCGCGCCTCGGACATCACGAACACTTCGTCGCCGCCTCCGTCCGACTCGAACACGTGGTCCCATGTTTGGCGATCGACGCGCCAGCCCAGCAGCGTCACACGAAAGCGTCCCACGGCAGGCTGCGCGGCTTGCACGACGATGGGCGCGAGGATGATCGGCGCGGACGGAAGGGGCGTGTTGGGGCTCTTCGTGTCCTTCTGGGCGAGGGTGGCGCCGGAGGCGAGCAAGGCGGTGAGGGCGAGAGCGGCGGTCACGATCTTCGTCATCTTGGGGCTCCTTTCGGCCTTTCCATCGGCCTGGACGTACCGTAGGAGACGCGCCGTGAACGACCCATGAACGGCGTTCACGCACCTTGTACACTGGCGGTGTGCTGAGAACCCTCGGGGGCCTCGCGCTCGTGGAGCCGCGCTTCACGCGCGAGAAACCGTTGTTGTTGCTCGCGTACCTCGCGCTCGAGGGCACGAGACCGAGGCGCGACGTCGCCGCGCTCTTCTGGCCCGACTCACCCAACCCCATGAACAACCTCGCCGTGGCTTTGAACAAGCTGCGCAAAGTCGGCGTGATCGGCGCGGACGAAGCGCGAACGTGGTGCGAAATCGAGTGCGACGCAGTCAAGTTTCGCGACGTCGTGCGCGAAGGGCGCTGGCGTGAAGCGACCGAGTGGTACGGCGGAGCGTTCGCGGACGGCCTCAACTTCGAGGACGTCGGCCCCGACCTCGAAGAGTGGGTGTACGAGACGCGCGAGCGTCTGGCGCGCGAAGTGCAGAGCGCGTGGTCGAACCTCGCGCACGACGCGGCGGCGCACGGCGACTTCGCCGAGGCGGGACGCTGCGCCGAACGGGCGCTGCGCGTTGCGAGCGCGCCGCCTCCCGAAACGGACGTGCTTCGCGAACTGCACCGCCTGCTGCTCGCCGCCGAGCATCCCGCCAAAGACGAACTCGTGCGTGAAGCGCGCGAACTCGGCGTGACGCTCGTCTCGTCGGCGGAAGCGGCGCGCGGCGATTTGCGTGCGCGGCCCGTCGGTCGCGCGCGCGAACTCGAGTCGTTGCTGGCGTTGCCGCGCGGCGGGTGGGCTTGGGTGGGCGGCGGGCCGGGCTTGGGCAAGACGACCGTGCTGCGCTTGCTGGAAGCGCGCGGCTGGACGTACCTGCCCGCGCGTTCCGGCTTGCCGTACGCGACGCTCGAAGGATTGATGAGCGTGCCGAGCGGCGGGCCCGACGCGGCGGCTCGGCTGCTCGCTCGGCGCTCGTTCGACGTCGCCATCGACGATTGGCACGCGATGGACGAGGAAAGCCGAGCCGTCTTGGAGCGCCTGCGTCGCCTGCGGCCCGACGCGCGCGTCGTGCTCGCCGGAGAAGGCGTGGCGCCGCTCGACGTGGACCGCACGGTGGAACTCGGACGGCTTGGCGCGGCGGACCTCGCCGACTTTCCCGGCGCTTTGGAAGCGACGGACGGCCTGCCGTCGCTCGTCGGCGCTTGGCTGCGCGGCGAACCGACGAGCGTCGCCCTCGAAGGGCGTCTGGCGCGCTTGCCGGACGTCGCCCGTGACATGCACGGCGCCTTCGCCTTGCTGGACGCGCCCGACTTGATGCTGGTCCGTCGCGCCTTGCATCTCGACGCGGACGCGTTCGCCGAAGCGCTCGGCACCCTTCTTCGAGGCGGCTTCGTGGACGCTTCGGGCGTCGTGCTTGGCCGCGACGCGGCCTTGTCGTACCTCAAGGCGCACCCGGCCCTCGAAGGGCGCCTCGGGCTGGCGCTCGCCCGCGCCTTGCCCGCCCTCGCCGCCTTGCCGCTGTACCGTCGCGCCCGGGCCTTGCTGCGGCCCGAGGACGAGCGGAGCGTTCGCGCCGCCTACCTCGCGTGGGGGCGCGAACTCGTGCGGCGCGGCTTTCCCGAGCGGGCCGCCGCCGATCTCGCCGAGGCCGCGCCCAGCGAGGACGTGTCGCTGCTGCGCGCCCGGGCGCTCGAGCTCAGCGGGCAGCTCAAGATGGCGCGCGACGTCTTGACGGCTTTGCCCGAGTCGCCGCGCCAGCAAAGTCTGCTCGCCCTCGTGACGTGGCGCCTCGGCTTTCCCCACGAGGCGCGCTCCCATGCGGCGGCGGCGTTGACCGGCGACATCGAGGCGCGCGCCGAGGGACACAACGTCCTCGGATTGCTCGCTCAGTACGAAGGGCGTTTCCCGGAAGCGAAGGCGGCTTTCGGACGCGCCCTCACCCTTTGGCTGGCCGCCGGAGACGAGGTGCGCCACGTCGGAACCCTCACGAATCTCGCCGTGGTGCGCGCCGAACTCGGCGAGGACGTCGACGCGGCCTTTCAAGAGGCGTTGCAGGCCGCCTCGGACAACTTGAGCCTTCGAGCGACGGTTCTGACGGCCATCGGCCGTATGCACGAACGGCGAGGGCAGGAAGACGATGCCAAGCGCTTGTACCGAGAGGCGCACGACTGCGCGCACGAGGCGGGAGACCTCAAGACGGCCGCCCTGGCCATGAACAACCTCGCCGTGGTGTGGCACCTCGAAGGACGGGAGCGCGAAGCGCGCGACGCGTACATGGCGGCGATCGGCCTCGCCCGAAACGCGGGAGACATGCGGGTGCTCGGCATGGCCCTTTCCAACGCGGCGGAACTCGACGGCAACGTGGAAGGATGGCGCGAAGCCATTTCGATTCTGGAGGAGTCGGGCTTCGTGGCGCTCGCGCAAGGCTACCGAGAGGACTTGGAAGCGTTCATGGCCCGGTAAGGGTCGTTCGGGCACCGTGAGACATGCCGATCAGTGCGTACGAAACTCAAGGCACGCTTTGGCTGGAGGTACAGGATGCGCGCAATGTTGTTGGCCTTTTCGCTGGCGCTTTGGAGTTGTGGCACGACCACGCCGTCGCCACCCTCGGGCGGGACCGCGAGCTTGTCGCCGCAGCGGGCGACGTGGGACGAGACGGTGACGGTGACGCTACCGTGGAGCGCGAGCGGCGTATCGGCGACCGTGGGTGGAAAAGCGGCGGCCGTGCGGGCGACGTCGCCGACGACGGTCGAAGTGCGCGTCCCGAGTGACGTGTGGGGCGGTCCGCAGGACGTGGTCGTGACGGACGGAGCGCGCCGTGAGACTTTGAACCTCACGGTGCTCGGCGCGGACGTCGTGGCGAGCGGCGGCAACACGGTGATCGTCCTCGTGGAGCGCGGCGCGGCGGACACCTTGGCGTCGAAGTACTCGAAGACGCCGCTCGCGTTGCCGAGCGGCTCGGCGCTCGTGAGCGGCAAGACGCCGCTCGGATTCGGCAACGGCCCGTGCGGCCAGACGCTGCTGCAACTGCAAATCGCGCCGAGCGGGCCGAGCGTCGGCTTGGGTCACCTGCTCGACGAGCTTGCCACCGAACTCGGCCGGGCGGTCGGGACGGCGGCGGTGCTCGGCATCGATCCTCGCTCCGGTTGGCCCGCGAGCGCCGCCTCGTCGTTCGAGGGAGACGTGACGGCGCCGCGCCCGCTCGTCGTCTCGGCGCCCGCTTCGTTCAGCGGACAAGGCGTCACGATCGCCGTGCTCGACACGGGCGTCACGCCCCTCTCGTTCGGGAACCGCTACCTCTCGGCGCTCGCGCGGGACTTCACGAGCTCCGTCGGTTCGGCCACGACGGACCCGTTCACGAGGACTTTGGGCAAAGACGTCGTGCAAGGTCACGGCAGTCCGATCGCGGCGCTCGCGGCGGACGGCAAGATCGGCGTGGCAACGAGCGCGAACGTCTGGCCGCTGAAAGTGTGCGGGCCGGACGGACAGTGCCAGTTGGAGAACATCATTCGAGGCGTGTGCGCCGCCACGACCGGTCAGTTTCCGGCGAACCGCGTCGTCCTCAACCTCAGTCTCGGCAGCGACACTCCCAGCGAGATTCTGTACACGGTCCTGCAAGACGCGGTCGCGCGCGGCGCGCTCGTCGCGGCCGCGGCGGGCAACGCGTGGAACGAGCGAGGCACGCGGGCGGGCGCGTTGTATCACTACCCGGCGGCTTTCTCGGGCGAGAGCGGCTTGCCGAGGTACACACGGACCTACGCGCCGCCGTTCGCCACGATCAAAGGCGTCGTGGGCGTGGGCGCGCTTCGAGGCGACGGTTCGACCTTGACGGCCGCGAGCTTCTCCGAGCGGGGAGATTTCGTGGGGCTCTCCGCGCCGGGCGGCAACGTGTCCAGCCTCGACCCGAACGGGCTGGAGGGTCGCTACGTCGGCACGTCGTTCGCGACAGGCGTGGTGTCGGGCGCGCTCGCCGCGTGGCGTGAAGCGAGACCGGCGGCGACGCCCGAGAGCATCGTCGTCGAGGCGCGCCGCGCCGCGTGTACGGCGGCGTGCGGCGTGTCGGGAAGTACGTCGGACGTCGGATCGGGACTCGTGCGGGCGCCGTGACGTTCACTCGGCGAGGCCGTGGTCGCGCACCTTCGCGCGCTTGTCGGTCTTGTCGGGCAGTTGGCTGAGTACCATCGCCAGCACGACGAGCGCGCCGCCCGCCAAGCCGCGCAGACCGACGCGCTCCTTGAGCAGCAGGAACGAGAAAACCGACGCCGTGACGGGCTCGAGCGCGTAGATGATCGCCGCTTCGGGCGCCGTCACGCGTCGCTGCCCGACCGTTTGAAGGAAGGTCGTGAAGGCGGTCGCGACGAGCCCGAGGTACAACAAGGGAAGCCACTGGTCCGCGCCGCTCGGCACGATGGCGCCGCCGCTGAAAATCGCCCAAGCCCAGCACAACAAGCCCGTCGCCGCGACCTGCACCGCCGTGAGCTGCAACGACGCGTGTTCGGCGGCGAGCTTCTCGAGCGCCAAGATGTAGCCCGCGTAACTCAAGGCGCACAGCAGCACCCACGCGTCGCCGATCACGAGCGCTCCTCCTTCCCACGACAGCAACCCGATCCCGGCGAGGGCGAAGAAGGCCGCGCCCCACAAGCGCACCGAGAGCTTTTGCTTCGCCGTTCCTGCCAACCACAGCGGCACGAGCACGACGCTGAGTCCCGTGATGAACGCCGCTCGGTTCGCGCTCGTCGTTTGCAGCCCCAGCGTCTGCGACGCGTATCCGATCGTCAGCCAGACGCCGAGTACGAATCCGTCGCGCCACAACAGCCGCGTCGTGCGAAGCAAGAACGGCACGAGAACGACCATCGCGAGCGTGAACCGCCAAGCCAGCAACGTCGCCGGGGCGAGCGTGTCGGTCGCTCCCTTCACGATCGGAAAGGTGCTTCCCCAGACGACGGTGACGAACACGAGCAAGACGATCCCGAGGGCGTGAGGCGACATGACGGCTATTCTAAGGGGCATGGCGATTTTCGATTCTCTGCGCATCGGCTTCGGCGAGGACGCGCATCGACTCGCGCAAGGTCGGCCGCTCGTGTTGGGCGGCGTGGCGATCGCGAACGCCGAGCGAGGCGCGGTGGCGCACAGCGACGGCGACGCGTTGCTGCACGCCCTCTCGGACGCGCTGCTGTCGGCGCTCGCGCTCGGAGACATCGGGCAGCACTTTCCGGACACGTCGCCCGAGTGGAAGGACCTCGACTCCACCGTGATTTTGCGTCACGTTCTCGACCTCGTGTCCCAGCGTGACTTCACGCCCGTGAACGTCGCGGTGACCGTGACGCTCGACCGCCCGAAGCTCGGGGCGTCGAGAGCAGAAATCGCGGAGCGTGTCGCTCAACTGCTGCGCTTGACTTCCGACCGCGTCGGGGTGACCTTCAAGACGTCGGAAGGCCTCGCGCCCGATCACGTGCAGGCCCGGGCGACCGTGCTGCTGGCGAGGAGCGCGCCGTGACGTCGCCCGGCACGTCGGCGTTGTCCGTCGTGCTGTTCGAGCCGGAGAACGCCGGGAACGTCGGGAACGTCGCGCGTACGTGCGCGGTGCTGGGCGCCGAACTGCACCTGATCCGCCCGTTCGGCTTTCGCCTGCACGATCCGCAGTTCAAGCGGGCGGGCATGGATTACCTTCGCTCGGTGCGCCTCGTGGAGCACGCCGACTGGGAAGCGTTCACGGCGACGCTTGCGCAAGGAGCGCGACTGTTCGGCTTCACCACGAAGACCGATCGCCCTTACACGTCCGTGCGGTACGAGCGCGGCGATTACTTGGTGTTCGGGCCGGAGTCGCGCGGTTTGCCGGCGTGGTTGCGCGACCGCCTTGACCTCGTCACCTTTCCCATGCCGGGTGAGGGGCGCAGCCTCAACCTTGCCGTGGCGGCGGGCATCGGAGCGTACGAGGCGATGCGGCAATTGCACGGCTGGTGAACGCGGGAACCTTGATAAAGAGAATTGTCAGAAGAGTGTGAGAGTCGAAGGTATATTCATGATCGTTGAGGAGAGTCGATTGATGCATATACCACGATTTAACCGTCCGAGCCGAATACTGGCCACCTTGCTGCTCGCGAGCGTCGCGAGCGCTCAACAAAGCGCGACCGAGGTCGTGATTTCCGAACCGAGCGGAAACGGCGCGTTTCGCTCGAACTTCGCGGGATTCGTCATTCAAGGCGCGTCGCCCCTCGACAACGACGACGCTCGCCGCTCCGCTCGCGAGTTGCTGTCGATGTCGCAAATCTCCTTGTCTTTGCGCGGTTCGAAAGCCGATCACGGCTTGTGCCAAGCGAACGCCGTCGAGGCGATGCAACTTCCCGACGGCCAAGAGTCCTTCGTGCTCTTCCGCGCGGACGCCAAAGATCAAGGCTTCGCCTTCGACGACATCTCGCTCGACAGCAACGGCGAGAAGGGCCTGATCTTCTTCACCCTCAAGAAGTCGGGACGTGAACTGCTGGGCTTGTGGACGGGCGGACACGGCGACAAAGTGCTGACGTTGTGCCGCAGTCGCTGAGGCGACCTGCGACCAAAGAAGACCGCCCCCACGGGGGCGGTCTTCTCGGATGTTCGTTACGAGCGAGGAATTACTGCAGGCGGTTGAGATTGACGGTGATCGTGCCGCCGTTGACGACTTGCACTTGCGAAACGCCCGCCGCGTAACCCGGCGCGACCAAGACGATTTGGTAATCGTCACGGTTGAGGGTGAGGGTAAGGGCGCCGTTGCGAATCACGCCTTGCTCTTGGCCGTTCACGAAGACGCGGGCGCCGTTGACGTTGCTGCGAATCGTGAGGGTGGCGCGCTGAGCTTGCAGCGTGACGTTGACGTTGACCGTGACACCCGCACGCACGGTCACCGTTTGGTTGATGTCGGTGTAGCCGGGCGCGGAGATGCGCACGCGGTACGTGCCTGCCGCGAGGTTGGGGAAGGTCGAGCCGCTGTCGCCGACTTCACGGTCGTTGATGTACACGGTCGCGCCCGGAACGTTCGTGTTCACGGTGATGCTGCCTGTACGCGCCGGGGCTTGAGGCGCGACGACGTTGTAGGACGCCGTGTCGGTCGTCCACGTGTTTTGCGGGATGGGCGTCACGACGATCGAGAGGGCCTGCGCGAGGTTCTCGCTGCCGCGCACCGTCACGGTCGCGAAGCCTTGGTTGGTTTGCTCGGCGCGGAATTGGCTGATCTGATCGAGGTTGAGGGGCGTGCGGCTCGCGAGGGCGAGGACGCGGTTGACGCCCGCCGGGCCGGCGACGTCGAGCGAGTACTGCGGGTTGTTGGCGCGCGGGAATTGACGAGTTTCGCCCGCACGAACGAGGTTGTTGTCACCCGAGTAGCGGTTGGGGAGAATCTGGTCGATTTCGCCGTTCACGCCGACGTTGAAGAGGTAGACGTAGGCGTCTTGGTTCGTCGTGACGAACAGGCGGATGCGTTCGCCGATCGCGTAGTTCGGCGTGCTTTGACCGCTGGGGTCCTTGTCGGTCCAGACACGGACGCTCAAATCGGTCGGCGTGGGGTTGACGATGATGCTTTGAGCGCTGATGCGAGGTTGCGCGAGCGCCGCCGTTGCAAGCGCCATGGTTCCCAGTGCAAGAATCTTTTTCATGTCTCGTCCTCCGAGAAAAAGGGTAGCCCGCGCTAGATGACGCGCAATGAACACCTCTGCAGAAAGCCTTTAGGCGCTGTCAGGCTGTCATCAGCGCCCTGACGCTCGCGTCAGCCCCGCTCCTTCACATCAAGTGCCGATGATCGGCCAGCATGCAACGGTCCTGCACGACTTGGATTCCTGCGTTCACCAGAACCCGCGCGACGTCGTCGTTGCGGATGCCGAGCTGCAGCCATACCGTCTTCGGCTTCGGACGCATCGCGAGCATGTCCTCCAAGTGCTCGCTCACTTTGTCGCCGCGTCGAAACACGTCCACGACGTCCACGGATACGTCGATGTCGGCGAGCGAAGCCACCGCCTTGTGTCCGAAGTAGCTTTCGCCGCGCTCGGCGAGCGTCGGATTCACGGGGATGATGGTGTAGCCTTGGCGATGCAGGTATTCGGGCACGTAGTGCGCCGGCTTGGTGTCGTCACGGTGAAACCCGAGGACCGCCACGACCTTGCTTTCGCGCAAGACGTTCACGATGTCCGAAGTGGTGGTCAGTTCTCTCATCGGGCGCCTCCCAAGGTCGCGAATGCCGAGACGGCGGCGTGAAGCGTCGAGTCGAGCTCGCGCTCGCCGTGCGCGGCCGAGACGAAGATACTTTCGAATTGGCTGGGCGCCCAGTACACGCCGCGCACGAGCATCTCGCGAAACCAAGTGGCGAACGCCGCCGTGTCCGAACGCGCCGCCTCGTCGTAGCGGGTCACGGGTCCCGCTTGAAAGAATCC encodes the following:
- a CDS encoding tetratricopeptide repeat protein — protein: MLRTLGGLALVEPRFTREKPLLLLAYLALEGTRPRRDVAALFWPDSPNPMNNLAVALNKLRKVGVIGADEARTWCEIECDAVKFRDVVREGRWREATEWYGGAFADGLNFEDVGPDLEEWVYETRERLAREVQSAWSNLAHDAAAHGDFAEAGRCAERALRVASAPPPETDVLRELHRLLLAAEHPAKDELVREARELGVTLVSSAEAARGDLRARPVGRARELESLLALPRGGWAWVGGGPGLGKTTVLRLLEARGWTYLPARSGLPYATLEGLMSVPSGGPDAAARLLARRSFDVAIDDWHAMDEESRAVLERLRRLRPDARVVLAGEGVAPLDVDRTVELGRLGAADLADFPGALEATDGLPSLVGAWLRGEPTSVALEGRLARLPDVARDMHGAFALLDAPDLMLVRRALHLDADAFAEALGTLLRGGFVDASGVVLGRDAALSYLKAHPALEGRLGLALARALPALAALPLYRRARALLRPEDERSVRAAYLAWGRELVRRGFPERAAADLAEAAPSEDVSLLRARALELSGQLKMARDVLTALPESPRQQSLLALVTWRLGFPHEARSHAAAALTGDIEARAEGHNVLGLLAQYEGRFPEAKAAFGRALTLWLAAGDEVRHVGTLTNLAVVRAELGEDVDAAFQEALQAASDNLSLRATVLTAIGRMHERRGQEDDAKRLYREAHDCAHEAGDLKTAALAMNNLAVVWHLEGREREARDAYMAAIGLARNAGDMRVLGMALSNAAELDGNVEGWREAISILEESGFVALAQGYREDLEAFMAR
- a CDS encoding S8 family serine peptidase → MRAMLLAFSLALWSCGTTTPSPPSGGTASLSPQRATWDETVTVTLPWSASGVSATVGGKAAAVRATSPTTVEVRVPSDVWGGPQDVVVTDGARRETLNLTVLGADVVASGGNTVIVLVERGAADTLASKYSKTPLALPSGSALVSGKTPLGFGNGPCGQTLLQLQIAPSGPSVGLGHLLDELATELGRAVGTAAVLGIDPRSGWPASAASSFEGDVTAPRPLVVSAPASFSGQGVTIAVLDTGVTPLSFGNRYLSALARDFTSSVGSATTDPFTRTLGKDVVQGHGSPIAALAADGKIGVATSANVWPLKVCGPDGQCQLENIIRGVCAATTGQFPANRVVLNLSLGSDTPSEILYTVLQDAVARGALVAAAAGNAWNERGTRAGALYHYPAAFSGESGLPRYTRTYAPPFATIKGVVGVGALRGDGSTLTAASFSERGDFVGLSAPGGNVSSLDPNGLEGRYVGTSFATGVVSGALAAWREARPAATPESIVVEARRAACTAACGVSGSTSDVGSGLVRAP
- a CDS encoding DMT family transporter, with the translated sequence MSPHALGIVLLVFVTVVWGSTFPIVKGATDTLAPATLLAWRFTLAMVVLVPFLLRTTRLLWRDGFVLGVWLTIGYASQTLGLQTTSANRAAFITGLSVVLVPLWLAGTAKQKLSVRLWGAAFFALAGIGLLSWEGGALVIGDAWVLLCALSYAGYILALEKLAAEHASLQLTAVQVAATGLLCWAWAIFSGGAIVPSGADQWLPLLYLGLVATAFTTFLQTVGQRRVTAPEAAIIYALEPVTASVFSFLLLKERVGLRGLAGGALVVLAMVLSQLPDKTDKRAKVRDHGLAE
- the ispF gene encoding 2-C-methyl-D-erythritol 2,4-cyclodiphosphate synthase — encoded protein: MAIFDSLRIGFGEDAHRLAQGRPLVLGGVAIANAERGAVAHSDGDALLHALSDALLSALALGDIGQHFPDTSPEWKDLDSTVILRHVLDLVSQRDFTPVNVAVTVTLDRPKLGASRAEIAERVAQLLRLTSDRVGVTFKTSEGLAPDHVQARATVLLARSAP
- a CDS encoding tRNA (cytidine(34)-2'-O)-methyltransferase produces the protein MTSPGTSALSVVLFEPENAGNVGNVARTCAVLGAELHLIRPFGFRLHDPQFKRAGMDYLRSVRLVEHADWEAFTATLAQGARLFGFTTKTDRPYTSVRYERGDYLVFGPESRGLPAWLRDRLDLVTFPMPGEGRSLNLAVAAGIGAYEAMRQLHGW
- a CDS encoding PEGA domain-containing protein, with the protein product MKKILALGTMALATAALAQPRISAQSIIVNPTPTDLSVRVWTDKDPSGQSTPNYAIGERIRLFVTTNQDAYVYLFNVGVNGEIDQILPNRYSGDNNLVRAGETRQFPRANNPQYSLDVAGPAGVNRVLALASRTPLNLDQISQFRAEQTNQGFATVTVRGSENLAQALSIVVTPIPQNTWTTDTASYNVVAPQAPARTGSITVNTNVPGATVYINDREVGDSGSTFPNLAAGTYRVRISAPGYTDINQTVTVRAGVTVNVNVTLQAQRATLTIRSNVNGARVFVNGQEQGVIRNGALTLTLNRDDYQIVLVAPGYAAGVSQVQVVNGGTITVNLNRLQ
- a CDS encoding CoA-binding protein; the encoded protein is MRELTTTSDIVNVLRESKVVAVLGFHRDDTKPAHYVPEYLHRQGYTIIPVNPTLAERGESYFGHKAVASLADIDVSVDVVDVFRRGDKVSEHLEDMLAMRPKPKTVWLQLGIRNDDVARVLVNAGIQVVQDRCMLADHRHLM